Within Desulfobacter sp., the genomic segment TCGGCATCCCCAGGTTTCTGTCAAAAAAATGGATCAGAAACCTGGTGGGCGCCTGAAAAAATATTCTATCCTTTGTAACCGATCATCCGGAGAAAGCCTTTTCGCTTTTCAATGTCCTCCTCGGTTTCAATTCCCTTGGAGGAAAAGCCGTCCACAACCCCCAGAATGCCCCGCCCCTGGTCTGTCTGGGCAAGGATCACCTCAACCGGGTTGGCCGTGGCGCAGTGGATCCGGGCCACTTCAGGCACATTCTTAATGGTGTTCAAAATATTGATGGGGAACATATCCTCCATAAAAATGATAAATGAATGGCCGGCGGACAGGGCATAGGCATTCTTTTTGGCCAGTTCGATGAGCTTTTCATCGGTGCCGCTGTACCGGACCAGGCATTCCATGGACGCCTCGCAGAAGGCCACGCCGAACTTGGCGTTGGGCACGGTGCAGACAATGGCTTCATGGATGTCCTCAACCGTTTTGATAAAATGGGCGTGGCCCAGAATAAAGTTCAGTTCATCTGGATTTTCGATTTTATATGTGATCAATTCCATACAGACCTCCAAAGATTAAGGGTGATTTAAAAAGCCGGAATGGGCATAATTAACCATATCCGGGTCTGAAAAACAAGATGTCCTATTTGCCGGAAAGCAGAGAAAGGGGGGTGCCCCTCATCACCTTGAGGGCGGCCCAGAGCCCTGTTGCCATGCAGACACCTGTGGCACCGGCAAGTATCCCCCCAAGCCAGAGGGGATCAAAGGCCCAAAGCCGGTCAAAAAAATACCAGGACACGGCCCAGGAGAATCCCATGCTCAGGACGACGGCAAAAAGGCTCGCCGTAAATCCCATGACGCCGAACTCCAGGAGAATCACCTGGCGGAGCATTTTGAAATCACACCCAAGCACCTTCAGCAGATTGATCTGATTCCGGTTTCTCCGCGCCTCGTGCCGGGCAATGGAAAAAATGGAAACCAGGCCGGCTCCCATGGCCAGCCAGGCCATGAACCGGACCGAAAGCAGGAGGCGGTCCGTTACCCCTAAAATGGTGGCAGCCGTCTGGGTCACGTCGATCACCGAAATATTGGGAAACCGTGAAACCAGCCTGTTTTTCAACGCCTTCCGCAGTTCCGGAGGAACATTGGAAATGGCCCCAAGATGGGTTTTAGGCGCATCGTTGAGCACCCCGTTCTGGAAAAGAAGGAAGAAATTGGGCTGGAAGGAATTCCACCTCACCTTTCTCAGGTTCACCACCCGCCCTTCCATTGAGATGCCCTGGACATCGAATCCGATGAGGTCCCCGATCTTGAATCCGAAACGGTTGGCAAAGCTCACGGCCATGGAAATTTCAAAGGGGGCTTTTCCTGTAAAATCCCATGGGCTGGTGGTCATGGGATGTCCCCGGACCAGGGTCTCGGAATCGGCCAGGGTATCCCTGTAGGAAAAGATAAATTCCAGGCGCCGGATCCCCCGCCGCCCCCTCCGGTTCCCCGGCCCCGGGGCGCCCTGCCTGCTGGTGCTTTGGGGACGGCCGAAAAATGGCTGCCCGTTCACGGTTAGAATCCGGCCGTTAACCACAGGCGAGATATGGGAGAGATCCCCTTGCGACCCTCCCATGAATGCTTCCAGATCCGCCTTTTGCTCGTCCTGGATATCCACCAGGAAAAACACGGGCAGCTTCAGCCCCTCGGGGCGCATGATCTCCCCTTCAAGCCCTTTACGGATCTGGGGAATCAGGGTGATTAAAAACACCCCCATGGCAATGGTCACAAAACATGACAGGGATGACCACCGGTTTCGGAACAGATTCCTCAAAGCGATTTTCCCGGGCAAGAACCCGGCCATGGCCCGGCCCAGGGAGAGCCGGCCGCAGAACCGGAACACCAGGGTGCCGGCCAGGGACAGCAACACCATGGCCAAAAGGCATCCGGCACTGAACACCATTCCGTCCCGGGCGGCTCCGGCCACAGCCATGGACACCCCCAAAAAGGCGGCCAGCACCGGAACAAAAGAAAGCCCCCCCCATATCCGGAATCTGTTTTTTTCAGCCGTCCCCGCGCCCCGCAAAAGATCCAGGGGTCGGATTCCGAAGAGCCGCACAAAGGCGGGCAGGCAGAAAACCAGGCTGCCGCCGATGCCCATGCCCAGCGCCACAGCTGCAGCGGTCCCATCCATGCGGATGACAAGCCCCTGGGGCACCATCCCCTTGAAAATCACGGGAAAGACGGGCAATAGCAAAAAGGATGCGCCAACGGCCAGTACGGCGGCCGCCGTCCCCAGCAGCACCAGCTGGAAACTGACAAACCCGTATATTTCCCGCCGCTGGCCGCCCAGGCTCATGAGAATGGCCATTTCCTTCTGCCGGGCAGCCACCATCCCCCTGAAAAGGTAGGCCCCGGAAATACCGGCCAGGAAAAGCGCCACAATGGCCACCAGACCCATATAGCCCGTAAAATAGCGGGTCAGCCGCCCCAGCTGCCGGTTTACATCCCGGGTATCGAAAACATTGATCCTGGGCTGCCCCCCGCTGGTTTCAAAAAACCGTGCATCCAGGGCCCTGGCCAGGGCCGCCACATCGGTCCCAGGGGGAAACCTGTAAAAATAAAAATACCGGATACGGCTGCCAAACCTTACCAGACCGGTATCAGCCAACTGGTCCAGCCCCATATAAACCTTGGGTGCAAGGTCCACGGCCGTAAGGGATTTGTCCGGATCATTCAGAAAAAAATCCTGGATGCAAAAATCCTTGTCTCCGATGCGCAGGGGCAGGGCAGACTCCGCTTCAATTCCCAGGGTATGTGCCGTGTCCCGGGTCATCAGCAGACCGGGCCCCTGCTGAAGCGCACTGACGTCCCCGCCCTTTTCAAGAACGAATTTCCCGTACAGGGGATAGGCCTTTCCCACGGCCATGATCCTCACCAGCCGGGCCTGGGGGAGTGTCCCTGCCTGTACCATGGAATAGAAAGCCACCAGCCGGGCAACAGCCTTGTCCCTCCCCAGCACCCTGTCCGCCAGGGCCAATTCCTGACCGGTCATGGGGGATGAGGCGGAAAGCACCATGTCGGCCGTAAGGATCTCCTTAAGATTATTGTCCATGTGCCGGTCCAGGGACCGGCCAAATGAAAGCACGGCCACAAACCCGGCCAGACCGATGGCGAGGTTGAACACAAAAAAGAAGGAAAATCCACGATTAACCCGGACCGCATCCAGGGCCATGCGCAGCCAGAGCGTCATGGGGCCAGCCGTCCCTTTATAATGGGACAGATCCGTGTGCACCGTGCTGCCAGTTCCGGGTTGTGGGTCACCATAACCAAACTTTTCCCTTCCTGTTTCACCAAGTCAAACAAGAGAGCCGCCACCACCTCCCCGGTCTGGGTATCCAGATTGCCGGTGGGTTCGTCTGCCAGAAGCAGGGACGGCCGGCCCACCAGGGCCCGGGCAATGGCCACCCGCTGGCATTCTCCCCCGGAAAGCTGCCCGGGCAGGTGGTGCTGTCGGGCTTCCAGCCCCACAGCCGCCAGGAGGCGGTCCGTTTTTTCGGCAATTTTACTCTCCTTTGAAATTTCCAGAGGCAGGCTGATGTTTTCCCGGGCCGTGAGATGGGGCATGAGATGAAACTGCTGGAAAACCATGCCGATCTTCTCTGCCCTGAACCGGGCCAGCCGGTCCTGGCCCATCTCTGCCAGATTCTCTCCGTCCAGCAGAATTTTCCCCGTATCAGGCCGGTCCAGTCCCGCAATGAGTGACAGCAGGGTGCTTTTGCCTGATCCCGACTGCCCCACAATGGCCAGGGTTTCCCCACGGTCCACCCGGAGATCAATCCTGTCCAGGACCCTCAGCCGCCCGCCTCCCGGCTGCTCAAAACTTTTGTCTACGCCCTTCAGTTCAAGCGTCATAATAGCGCCTTAATATAGGGAAATACCGTTTCCGCAATTATTCTATGGCCCTTTGGCGTGGGGTGGATGCCGTCCGCCTGGTTCAGCCGGCGCTGCCCGCCCACGCCTTCCAGAAGAAAGGGAACCAGGGCCACATCATATTCCCGGGCCAGTTCCGGAAAAACCCGCCGGAAATCCGCCGCGTAGCCGGGCCCGTAATTGGGGGGCACCTCCATACCGCAAAGCACCACCCTGATATGATTTTCCTTTGCCAGATCAATGGCCTTTGCCAGGTTCTTTTTCATCTCCCCCACCGGCAGCCCCCGCAACCCGTCGTTGGCCCCCAGGGCCAGCACCAGAATATCCGGATCCGCCCTCAGATACCATTTGAGCCGGGCATGTGCCCCGGCGCTGGTGGCGCCGCTGGCCCCTCCGTTGACCACCTTGACCCTCCCCGGCATCCACCGATTAAACCGTTCCTGAATCAGGGCGGGATACGCCTGTTCCGGCATCACGCCCAGCCCGGCAGTCAATGAATCGCCAATGAACAAGACCTGAACCTGGCCGGCCGTTGAAAAACCGGTAATCAGGGACAGGCCGGCAAAAATACAGCCAATAATGAGAAACTTTACCCGGGTCATTTGCAATATCCTTAAGGGTGAATAAGCATTTTTAAATATGGGGGTTTTAAATACATTTTTCAAGGGGTCAGCCCAGCACCGGAAAAATACCGTATCCCAAAAAAATGAACCGGATCAAAACAACACCCTGAAAAATGCGCCAGTCCATTTCCATCCGCGTTCCATCCGCGACGCCCTGGCGAGGGCGGTGGAAAACCCGGAAGAAAAATTAACGCCCAGCGCCGGAGCCAGGGGAAAAAAATACGGGATATGGAGTAAACCGGATATCAATGAGATCTTAAAAATACCTGAAATTATACTTGACTTGGATCAATGATTTCTTTAAATAAGCGTTCTATTGTTAATTTAACAATACCCTAACCCCTTGCCAGGAGAAATAGCGTGCTCCGAATATTCAGTGAAGAGTTAATGGACCCCAAAAACTTTGTGGTCACCCTTGAACTTGTGCC encodes:
- a CDS encoding arylesterase, with translation MTRVKFLIIGCIFAGLSLITGFSTAGQVQVLFIGDSLTAGLGVMPEQAYPALIQERFNRWMPGRVKVVNGGASGATSAGAHARLKWYLRADPDILVLALGANDGLRGLPVGEMKKNLAKAIDLAKENHIRVVLCGMEVPPNYGPGYAADFRRVFPELAREYDVALVPFLLEGVGGQRRLNQADGIHPTPKGHRIIAETVFPYIKALL
- a CDS encoding adenosine-specific kinase, which encodes MELITYKIENPDELNFILGHAHFIKTVEDIHEAIVCTVPNAKFGVAFCEASMECLVRYSGTDEKLIELAKKNAYALSAGHSFIIFMEDMFPINILNTIKNVPEVARIHCATANPVEVILAQTDQGRGILGVVDGFSSKGIETEEDIEKRKGFLRMIGYKG
- a CDS encoding ABC transporter ATP-binding protein, yielding MTLELKGVDKSFEQPGGGRLRVLDRIDLRVDRGETLAIVGQSGSGKSTLLSLIAGLDRPDTGKILLDGENLAEMGQDRLARFRAEKIGMVFQQFHLMPHLTARENISLPLEISKESKIAEKTDRLLAAVGLEARQHHLPGQLSGGECQRVAIARALVGRPSLLLADEPTGNLDTQTGEVVAALLFDLVKQEGKSLVMVTHNPELAARCTRICPIIKGRLAP
- a CDS encoding ABC transporter permease — translated: MTLWLRMALDAVRVNRGFSFFFVFNLAIGLAGFVAVLSFGRSLDRHMDNNLKEILTADMVLSASSPMTGQELALADRVLGRDKAVARLVAFYSMVQAGTLPQARLVRIMAVGKAYPLYGKFVLEKGGDVSALQQGPGLLMTRDTAHTLGIEAESALPLRIGDKDFCIQDFFLNDPDKSLTAVDLAPKVYMGLDQLADTGLVRFGSRIRYFYFYRFPPGTDVAALARALDARFFETSGGQPRINVFDTRDVNRQLGRLTRYFTGYMGLVAIVALFLAGISGAYLFRGMVAARQKEMAILMSLGGQRREIYGFVSFQLVLLGTAAAVLAVGASFLLLPVFPVIFKGMVPQGLVIRMDGTAAAVALGMGIGGSLVFCLPAFVRLFGIRPLDLLRGAGTAEKNRFRIWGGLSFVPVLAAFLGVSMAVAGAARDGMVFSAGCLLAMVLLSLAGTLVFRFCGRLSLGRAMAGFLPGKIALRNLFRNRWSSLSCFVTIAMGVFLITLIPQIRKGLEGEIMRPEGLKLPVFFLVDIQDEQKADLEAFMGGSQGDLSHISPVVNGRILTVNGQPFFGRPQSTSRQGAPGPGNRRGRRGIRRLEFIFSYRDTLADSETLVRGHPMTTSPWDFTGKAPFEISMAVSFANRFGFKIGDLIGFDVQGISMEGRVVNLRKVRWNSFQPNFFLLFQNGVLNDAPKTHLGAISNVPPELRKALKNRLVSRFPNISVIDVTQTAATILGVTDRLLLSVRFMAWLAMGAGLVSIFSIARHEARRNRNQINLLKVLGCDFKMLRQVILLEFGVMGFTASLFAVVLSMGFSWAVSWYFFDRLWAFDPLWLGGILAGATGVCMATGLWAALKVMRGTPLSLLSGK